In Actinomadura luteofluorescens, the sequence CGGGGAGCAGGTAGTTCGCGGCGTCGCCGACGACGGACGCGGGGATGTGCGGCTGGTCGTAGGTCTCGGTGTCCATGAAGACGAAGTCCTCGCCCTCGCGGTAGAGGTACTGCATCTCGCGCTTGTCGACGCTGGCCACCTCGACCTTGGTGCCGGCGTTGAAGGTCTTGTCGACGACCTTGCCCGACAGCACGTTCTTGAGCTTGGTGCGGACGAACGCGCCGCCCTTGCCTGGCTTGACGTGCTGGAACTCCTGGACGGTCCACAACTGGCCGTCGATGTTCAGCGTCATGCCGTTCTTCAGGTCGTTCGTCGTCGCCACTGCGTTGTTCTCCCGGTCGCGGGCCCGCGCGTC encodes:
- the efp gene encoding elongation factor P; this encodes MATTNDLKNGMTLNIDGQLWTVQEFQHVKPGKGGAFVRTKLKNVLSGKVVDKTFNAGTKVEVASVDKREMQYLYREGEDFVFMDTETYDQPHIPASVVGDAANYLLPEQNAVIAFNNENPLYVELPAAVVLEITETEPGLQGDRSTGGSKPATLETGAQIQVPLFITTGEKVKVDTRSGEYLGRA